Part of the Halopenitus persicus genome is shown below.
GAGGGTGATCCCGTCGCCGAGTCGGACGTCGCCGCGGAACGCCGCCTGTTTGTCGAGCCGGAGGAACAGCGAACAGTTCTCGTCGACGCGCTCGTCGAGTTCGCCGATCACCCGATCGAGACGCTCGAGGTCGCCGAGCGCGTCGAGAACGTGGCGCATCTCGTCGGCCGTCTCGACCCGGGCGGACAGGACCACGATCCGGTCGCCGTGGTGTCCGACGTTCTCGACGCGCTCGATCGCGGCATCCTCGGGGAGAAACGTCTCCAGCGCCGCGGTGACGCGTTTCTCGTCCTCGGTTGCGTAGCAGAACGTTCGGAGCTCGACGTAATGCAGCGGAACCCGGGCCATCGTGACGTCGCGTTACTCCTCGTCGGCTTCGTCGGCAGCGTCGTCGGCGTCGGCAGCCTCCTCGTCGGCCGCCTCGAGCGCCTCCGCGGGGACGCCGGTCTCCTGACCGTCCTCGAAGCTCACGGTGTACGTGGCGTCGCCGAACATCGTGTCCATCTTCTGGGTGATCGTGCCGACCTCCCCGTCGTACTCGCTGTGTTTGTCGCTCAGCACGACGGCGTCGTCCTTCTCGAAGCTCATACGACCACGTTAAAAGGGCGACCCTAAAAGCACGTGGATCCGCGGTCGTTCGGGGTTCGGCTCGACCCGCGATCGGGGTCCTTTAGCGCCTGCCGCCCGGCCAGTCGCGTATGAGCTGGCGCGTTCGGCGCGACCGGGACGGCATCACCGAGTGGGAACGATCCGACGGCCTCGCGTCGATCCGCAAACGCGAGCGCGGCGACGGAGAAGGCTACGTCGTCCGGATCGATCGGCTCGAACAGGCGCCGGCGGGCCGGACCTACCGCCGCGAGTCGGTCGCGGATGCGGCCGCCGCCGACGCGCTCGTCGACGAATGGAAGGCGGCGTTCGAACGGTCCGAGGCCTAGGCGACCCCCGCGAGCGGTCTCGCCGGTGCGGCCGTTACTGCAGCCGTTTCGTCGCCTCCACGAGCGGGTGGCGCGCGTAGTCGACGACCTCGATGTCCGACAGCGAGTCGAGTCCCTCCTGACGGGCGGTCTGGGCCATGCCGAGTTCGACCGGCTCGTCGAGGACGACCACGTAGGCGTCCATCTCCGCCAGCCCGATCTCCTGGGCGGCCATCACGCGGTGGTGGCCGTCGGCGAGGTAGAGGTCGCCGTCGTTGTCGATGACCACGAGCGGCTCGGCGAGCCCGTTCTCCAGCTCGTACTCGCGTCCCTCGAGCTCGTCGGCGTACACGCGCGCCTGCGTCGGCGTCAGTCGATCGAGCCGAACGGTGCGGCGCTCCTCCTCGACGCCCACCCCGTGGATCTGCTCGAGAGTTCGCATCAGCTTCCCCACCTTCTGGGGGGTGGCCCGCTCGATCTGCGACCGGACGACGTCCGTGTTCGAGATGATGCCGACGAGGTTGCCGGCGTCGTCGACGACCGGCAGCTTCTGGATGCCCGACCGGAGGATCACCCGGGCGACGTCGGTGATCTTCATGTCCGGATGGGACACCACCAGGTCCTCGGACATCACGGTGAATATTTGCGCGTTCTCGTCGGCCAGCAGGAGGTCCCGTGCCGACACGAACCCCTGTACCGTTCGCCCCTGGGTGACGGGGAATCCGTTGTGGCCGTCGGAATCGATGATCCGTTGTGCGACCTCGGCGACCGTGTCGTCGGGCGCGACGGTCTTGACCTCGCGCGTCATGTACTCCCCGACGGTGGGCTTGCCGCTCATCGTCGGGCGTATGGGCGGCGTGCTTAAAAGGGTGCGCCGAGGTCCACGGCCGGCACAGTAGCGTGGTAACGGAGGACGACCGGGGTGCACGGGCTCGAGATCGCGGGCGTGGAAACGACGTCTTGATGCACTCACCGGTTCGTTCTCGACTGCGACCCCCGAGGGGCGACCGGCATCAGCGGCGATCGCAGCGAGCCGGTCAGGTCACCTTTTAAGCCGGATGGGGATCGATCCGGACGTATGCGAGTCGGACTGATCGCCGACGTCCACGCCAACCTCCCGGCGCTGGAGTCGGTGTGGGCGGATATGCCGGCGGTCGATTCGGTCGTCTGTGCCGGCGACGTCGTCGGGTACAACCCGTGGCCGGCCGAGTGCGTCGAGCGGGTTCGGGAGATCGCCGACGCGGTGGTGGTCGGTAACCACGACCGCACCGTCGAACGCCCGCACGAGTACGCGGCCAACCGGATGGCCGAGGCCGGCCTCGAACACGCCAACCGGGAGCTAACCGACGCACAGCGCGAGTGGCTCGCCGACCGCCCGCGGTCGGTGACGGTCGCCGACGGCGACCTGCTCGTGGTCCACGACCACCCCACCATCCAGGACAAATACGTCTATCCGTCCGAGTTCCCGGCCCTGCGCCGCCATCTGGACGACTACCGGGGGCTCGTCCTCGGGCACACGCACGTGCAACATCGGGAGACCGTCGACGGGAGGGTCATCGTCAATCCCGGCAGCGTCGGCCAGCCCCGGGACGGGGACCCCCGAGCCGCCTACGCGGTCCTCGAGACCGATGCGAACGCGGAGGGATCGAACTCGGGGGACGAATCACCCCCCGAGCCGATGACGGTCGACCTGCACCGCGTCGAGTACGACGTCGACCGCGTCGTCGACCGGATCGCTGACGTCGGGCTCCCCGAACGGACCGGGAGCCGACTTCGGAAGGGGGAGTGACGGCCGGATCGGTCGCTGGCTGCCGAATCGGCTCGGAGCTGGTTTTTCGACCGAAACGTTCACGGGCCGACTCCGAAACGATCACCGCGTGAACGTCGCTGCCCTCCTCCCGATCGTCGCCGGGATCGCCGCGGTCGCCATCGGCGTGACGCGCCGGCTGTCGATGCTCCTGATCGAGCTCGACGGCGCGACCCTCGCACCCCGGCTGCTGGCGCTGACCACCCTCGGCGGTCGGTTCGTCTCGTTCCTCGCCGTGTACGGCCTCGTCCTCGGGACGGCGTATCTGGTCGGTCGGCGGGACGAATCGAGGAGGGGCGAAACCCGGAAGGGCGAAACCCGGAAGGGCGAAACCCGGAAGGCCGAAGCCGGGACCATCCTCCGAACCG
Proteins encoded:
- a CDS encoding RNA-binding protein, which produces MARVPLHYVELRTFCYATEDEKRVTAALETFLPEDAAIERVENVGHHGDRIVVLSARVETADEMRHVLDALGDLERLDRVIGELDERVDENCSLFLRLDKQAAFRGDVRLGDGITLRAKVEAYPAKQETAVENARELLERHRGDEN
- a CDS encoding DUF1918 domain-containing protein, which codes for MSFEKDDAVVLSDKHSEYDGEVGTITQKMDTMFGDATYTVSFEDGQETGVPAEALEAADEEAADADDAADEADEE
- a CDS encoding DUF7543 family protein, coding for MSWRVRRDRDGITEWERSDGLASIRKRERGDGEGYVVRIDRLEQAPAGRTYRRESVADAAAADALVDEWKAAFERSEA
- a CDS encoding CBS pair associated ParBc domain-containing protein — protein: MSGKPTVGEYMTREVKTVAPDDTVAEVAQRIIDSDGHNGFPVTQGRTVQGFVSARDLLLADENAQIFTVMSEDLVVSHPDMKITDVARVILRSGIQKLPVVDDAGNLVGIISNTDVVRSQIERATPQKVGKLMRTLEQIHGVGVEEERRTVRLDRLTPTQARVYADELEGREYELENGLAEPLVVIDNDGDLYLADGHHRVMAAQEIGLAEMDAYVVVLDEPVELGMAQTARQEGLDSLSDIEVVDYARHPLVEATKRLQ
- a CDS encoding metallophosphoesterase family protein, with translation MRVGLIADVHANLPALESVWADMPAVDSVVCAGDVVGYNPWPAECVERVREIADAVVVGNHDRTVERPHEYAANRMAEAGLEHANRELTDAQREWLADRPRSVTVADGDLLVVHDHPTIQDKYVYPSEFPALRRHLDDYRGLVLGHTHVQHRETVDGRVIVNPGSVGQPRDGDPRAAYAVLETDANAEGSNSGDESPPEPMTVDLHRVEYDVDRVVDRIADVGLPERTGSRLRKGE